In Ooceraea biroi isolate clonal line C1 chromosome 13, Obir_v5.4, whole genome shotgun sequence, a genomic segment contains:
- the LOC105286912 gene encoding glycerate kinase isoform X2: MILHKFAQHSSFVAFRPNLSNIAKCAHPSRGMPADARSDLREIFRRAVRAVSPREIVRGRVKFRGHALHVDERAFPLRGNVYLVGFGKAVMGMAVALEEMLGGVLKRGVVSVPRGAVWSSEGRSDFPKLRDGVVSYREGGAGNQPDGGSLDATRDIVDLVEGLTEADTLLVLVSGGGSALLCMPRPVLDRDDKFELCRRLQSAGADIAELNTVRAKLSLVKGGGLARMAYPASVVALILSDVVGDPIDLIASGPTVYSAKAPEPVVSVLKKYDLYRSLEGDLKTVVTSRETFDDSGLLTPAKQFKHVTNVVVGNNATAMEAASAEAARKKLTPITLRNDVTGNVRDVSLAYAHVTSLICLALSNELGREEFHEGVRTAPILPLSIDKADRIFDAVVGSTGGVVLIGGGEPTVVVTGRGKGGRNQELALRFSLDWLARVKREPRLAEYDVTMLSGGTDGQDGPTDAAGAFGYPAIAPGVRDLYARVRAMAAEEAQIGQKLKPTDRSANPREHDFNEAAEKSVPGRGNISERNDCLALTVMEVERMLPENALRENDTYNFYSRFKKGADLVKTGLTGTNVMDLHLIYIKKRSCKCEPGVSDEPIREENIFDAHDLRIDPSTAERYKALRATLKFDGEKFLETKEEKRYLDIKIIDENLADPCCNKGRKLD, encoded by the exons atgatattgcaCAAGTTCGCGCAGCACAG TTCTTTTGTCGCTTTTCGTCCTAACCTATCGAACATTGCCAAGTGCGCGCATCCGAGTCGCGGTATGCCGGCGGATGCGAGGTCGGACCTGAGGGAGATCTTCCGCCGTGCCGTGAGGGCGGTATCGCCGCGCGAGATCGTACGCGGAAGGGTGAAGTTCCGCGGCCACGCCCTGCACGTCGACGAGCGGGCTTTCCCGCTTCGGGGGAACGTTTATCTGGTCGGATTCGGAAAGGCGGTCATGGGGATGGCCGTGGCGCTCGAGGAGATGCTCGGCGGCGTTTTGAAGAGGGGTGTCGTCAGCGTGCCGAGGGGTGCCGTCTGGTCGTCGGAGGGTCGGTCGGACTTTCCCAAGTTGCGCGACGGCGTGGTGAGCTACCGCGAGGGTGGCGCGGGCAATCAGCCCGACGGCGGGTCGCTCGACGCCACGCGCGACATCGTCGACCTGGTCGAGGGCCTGACGGAAGCGGACACTTTGCTGGTGCTGGTGTCGGGCGGAGGGTCCGCGCTGCTCTGCATGCCCAGGCCCGTTCTCGACCGGGACGACAAGTTCGAGCTCTGCCGGAGGCTGCAGAGTGCCGGCGCGGACATCGCCGAGCTCAACACCGTGCGAGCGAAGCTGTCCCTCGTCAAGGGTGGCGGTCTGGCGCGCATGGCTTACCCCGCCTCCGTCGTCGCGTTGATACTGTCCGACGTCGTCGGCGACCCCATCGACCTGATCGCCAGCGGACCCACCGTCTACAGCGCCAAGGCGCCGGAGCCCGTGGTTTCTGTACTAAAGAAGTACGATTTGTACCGGTCGCTGGAGGGCGACCTGAAGACCGTCGTAACGTCCAGGGAGACCTTCGACGACAGCGGACTGCTGACGCCAGCTAAGCAGTTCAAGCACGTGACGAACGTGGTCGTGGGGAACAACGCGACGGCCATGGAGGCCGCGAGCGCCGAAGCGGCGCGGAAAAAGCTCACCCCGATCACGTTGAGGAACGACGTCACGGGGAACGTGCGGGACGTGAGCTTGGCGTACGCTCACGTGACGAGCCTCATCTGCCTGGCCTTGTCGAACGAGTTGGGGAGGGAAGAGTTTCACGAGGGAGTGCGGACTGCGCCGATTCTTCCATTGTCCATCGACAAAGCGGACCGGATCTTCGACGCCGTCGTCGGGAGTACCGGCGGTGTAGTCCTGATCGGGGGAGGAGAGCCCACGGTGGTGGTAACGGGCCGCGGAAAGGGCGGCAGGAATCAGGAGCTGGCTCTGCGCTTCTCCTTGGATTGGCTGGCGAGGGTAAAAAGGGAGCCGCGACTCGCCGAGTACGACGTAACGATGCTCAGCGGAGGAACCGACGGTCAGGATGGCCCCACCGACGCAGCCGGTGCGTTCGGCTACCCCGCCATCGCGCCTGGAGTGCGCGATCTCTACGCGAGAGTGAGAGCTATGGCTGCTGAGGAAGCGCAAATTGGGCAGAAGCTAAAACCGACGGACAGGAGTGCGAATCCGCGGGAACACGATTTTAATGAAGCGGCGGAAAAGTCTGTTCCTGGCCGGGGAAATATCAGCGAACGCAACGATTGCTTGGCGTTGACGGTGATGGAGGTAGAACGCATGTTGCCTGAAAACGCTTTGAGGGAGAACGACACGTACAACTTTTACTCGCGCTTCAAGAAGGGCGCGGACTTGGTCAAGACGGGGTTAACTGGCACGAACGTTATGGACTTGCACTTGATTTATATCAAGAAACGATCGTGCAAGTGCGAGCCCGGTGTCTCCGACGAGCCGATACGCGAAGAGAATATTTTCGACGCACACGATTTGCGTATCGATCCGTCGACCGCCGAGAGATACAAAGCTCTACGTGCTACCTTGAAATTCGACGGGGAGAAATTTTTGGAGACCAAAGAGGAGAAACGTTATCTCGATATCAAGATCATCGATGAGAATCTTGCGGATCCGTGTTGTAATAAAGGGCGCAAACTGGATTGA
- the LOC105281969 gene encoding uncharacterized protein LOC105281969 isoform X1: MGNKSGYSLSRPRLSRKKGYVQRRRLLRMMQAEKAKHSKTTEDANDKCNHFDQFVESPSDKIDTEDTKIDISIKQFLDSTSNTMSASTDNIPEPQLFTHSIINTHPVDKMLKMECIEEPLSETQLSSTMKLEDMTDYDRVAATLEQLVEDYGGKLVRQTGVISYEYTLPANQTATPTIVPDNPQISNVTQQKENSAPIKLESDNISEPQENVQLESEPCAGANLEPVTQTQGTTTTTTSSVASTNTQTQQEENVLSIPLYFSLSQVHGLYHLNHVLRLFSVHV; the protein is encoded by the exons ATGGGAAACAAAAGTGGCTATTCTTTATCTCGCCCCAGACTGTCTCggaaaaaaggatacgtaCAGAG ACGACGACTATTGCGGATGATGCAGGCTGAAAAAGCAAAGCACTCTAAGACCACTGAAGATGCTAATGACAAATGCAACCATTTTGATCAATTTGTCGAATCACCAAGTGACAAGATAGATACTGAAGatacaaaaattgatatctCAATAAAGCAGTTCCTGGATTCAACTTCAAACACAA TGTCAGCATCCACAGACAACATACCAGAACCACAACTCTTCACACATTCCATCATAAATACTCATCCAGTCGacaaaatgttaaagatggagTGTATAGAAGAACCTCTGAGTGAAACACAGTTGTCCTCTACAATGAAACTCGAAGATATGACAGATTATGACAGA GTTGCAGCTACCTTGGAACAACTAGTTGAGGATTATGGGGGTAAATTGGTACGTCAAACTGGTGTCATCAGTTATGAATACACATT GCCTGCAAATCAGACGGCGACTCCGACAATAGTTCCAGACAATCCTCAGATCTCAAACGTT ACTCAGCAAAAGGAGAATTCGGCGCCAATCAAACTGGAAAGCGATAATATAAGTGAGCCTCAAGAAAATGTTCAGCTGGAAAGCGAGCCATGTGCAGGAGCTAACTTGGAACCTGTTACACAAACTCAAG GTACAACTACGACGACTACGTCCTCCGTGGCGTCCACCAATACACAGACACAACAAGAAGAGAATGTATTATCAATTCCgttgtatttttctttatcgcaAGTCCATGGTTTATATCATCTTAATCATGTGCTGCGATTGTTTTCAGTACATGTATAA
- the LOC105286912 gene encoding glycerate kinase isoform X1: protein MILHKFAQHRQVSQLFTSNCTSERIFHLFPLQFSSSFVAFRPNLSNIAKCAHPSRGMPADARSDLREIFRRAVRAVSPREIVRGRVKFRGHALHVDERAFPLRGNVYLVGFGKAVMGMAVALEEMLGGVLKRGVVSVPRGAVWSSEGRSDFPKLRDGVVSYREGGAGNQPDGGSLDATRDIVDLVEGLTEADTLLVLVSGGGSALLCMPRPVLDRDDKFELCRRLQSAGADIAELNTVRAKLSLVKGGGLARMAYPASVVALILSDVVGDPIDLIASGPTVYSAKAPEPVVSVLKKYDLYRSLEGDLKTVVTSRETFDDSGLLTPAKQFKHVTNVVVGNNATAMEAASAEAARKKLTPITLRNDVTGNVRDVSLAYAHVTSLICLALSNELGREEFHEGVRTAPILPLSIDKADRIFDAVVGSTGGVVLIGGGEPTVVVTGRGKGGRNQELALRFSLDWLARVKREPRLAEYDVTMLSGGTDGQDGPTDAAGAFGYPAIAPGVRDLYARVRAMAAEEAQIGQKLKPTDRSANPREHDFNEAAEKSVPGRGNISERNDCLALTVMEVERMLPENALRENDTYNFYSRFKKGADLVKTGLTGTNVMDLHLIYIKKRSCKCEPGVSDEPIREENIFDAHDLRIDPSTAERYKALRATLKFDGEKFLETKEEKRYLDIKIIDENLADPCCNKGRKLD, encoded by the coding sequence atgatattgcaCAAGTTCGCGCAGCACAGGCAAGTGTCTCAGTTGTTCACCAGTAATTGCACATCAGAGAGAATATTCCATTTATTTCCGCTTCAATTTTCCAGTTCTTTTGTCGCTTTTCGTCCTAACCTATCGAACATTGCCAAGTGCGCGCATCCGAGTCGCGGTATGCCGGCGGATGCGAGGTCGGACCTGAGGGAGATCTTCCGCCGTGCCGTGAGGGCGGTATCGCCGCGCGAGATCGTACGCGGAAGGGTGAAGTTCCGCGGCCACGCCCTGCACGTCGACGAGCGGGCTTTCCCGCTTCGGGGGAACGTTTATCTGGTCGGATTCGGAAAGGCGGTCATGGGGATGGCCGTGGCGCTCGAGGAGATGCTCGGCGGCGTTTTGAAGAGGGGTGTCGTCAGCGTGCCGAGGGGTGCCGTCTGGTCGTCGGAGGGTCGGTCGGACTTTCCCAAGTTGCGCGACGGCGTGGTGAGCTACCGCGAGGGTGGCGCGGGCAATCAGCCCGACGGCGGGTCGCTCGACGCCACGCGCGACATCGTCGACCTGGTCGAGGGCCTGACGGAAGCGGACACTTTGCTGGTGCTGGTGTCGGGCGGAGGGTCCGCGCTGCTCTGCATGCCCAGGCCCGTTCTCGACCGGGACGACAAGTTCGAGCTCTGCCGGAGGCTGCAGAGTGCCGGCGCGGACATCGCCGAGCTCAACACCGTGCGAGCGAAGCTGTCCCTCGTCAAGGGTGGCGGTCTGGCGCGCATGGCTTACCCCGCCTCCGTCGTCGCGTTGATACTGTCCGACGTCGTCGGCGACCCCATCGACCTGATCGCCAGCGGACCCACCGTCTACAGCGCCAAGGCGCCGGAGCCCGTGGTTTCTGTACTAAAGAAGTACGATTTGTACCGGTCGCTGGAGGGCGACCTGAAGACCGTCGTAACGTCCAGGGAGACCTTCGACGACAGCGGACTGCTGACGCCAGCTAAGCAGTTCAAGCACGTGACGAACGTGGTCGTGGGGAACAACGCGACGGCCATGGAGGCCGCGAGCGCCGAAGCGGCGCGGAAAAAGCTCACCCCGATCACGTTGAGGAACGACGTCACGGGGAACGTGCGGGACGTGAGCTTGGCGTACGCTCACGTGACGAGCCTCATCTGCCTGGCCTTGTCGAACGAGTTGGGGAGGGAAGAGTTTCACGAGGGAGTGCGGACTGCGCCGATTCTTCCATTGTCCATCGACAAAGCGGACCGGATCTTCGACGCCGTCGTCGGGAGTACCGGCGGTGTAGTCCTGATCGGGGGAGGAGAGCCCACGGTGGTGGTAACGGGCCGCGGAAAGGGCGGCAGGAATCAGGAGCTGGCTCTGCGCTTCTCCTTGGATTGGCTGGCGAGGGTAAAAAGGGAGCCGCGACTCGCCGAGTACGACGTAACGATGCTCAGCGGAGGAACCGACGGTCAGGATGGCCCCACCGACGCAGCCGGTGCGTTCGGCTACCCCGCCATCGCGCCTGGAGTGCGCGATCTCTACGCGAGAGTGAGAGCTATGGCTGCTGAGGAAGCGCAAATTGGGCAGAAGCTAAAACCGACGGACAGGAGTGCGAATCCGCGGGAACACGATTTTAATGAAGCGGCGGAAAAGTCTGTTCCTGGCCGGGGAAATATCAGCGAACGCAACGATTGCTTGGCGTTGACGGTGATGGAGGTAGAACGCATGTTGCCTGAAAACGCTTTGAGGGAGAACGACACGTACAACTTTTACTCGCGCTTCAAGAAGGGCGCGGACTTGGTCAAGACGGGGTTAACTGGCACGAACGTTATGGACTTGCACTTGATTTATATCAAGAAACGATCGTGCAAGTGCGAGCCCGGTGTCTCCGACGAGCCGATACGCGAAGAGAATATTTTCGACGCACACGATTTGCGTATCGATCCGTCGACCGCCGAGAGATACAAAGCTCTACGTGCTACCTTGAAATTCGACGGGGAGAAATTTTTGGAGACCAAAGAGGAGAAACGTTATCTCGATATCAAGATCATCGATGAGAATCTTGCGGATCCGTGTTGTAATAAAGGGCGCAAACTGGATTGA
- the LOC105281969 gene encoding uncharacterized protein LOC105281969 isoform X2: MGNKSGYSLSRPRLSRKKGYVQRRRLLRMMQAEKAKHSKTTEDANDKCNHFDQFVESPSDKIDTEDTKIDISIKQFLDSTSNTMSASTDNIPEPQLFTHSIINTHPVDKMLKMECIEEPLSETQLSSTMKLEDMTDYDRVAATLEQLVEDYGGKLVRQTGVISYEYTLPANQTATPTIVPDNPQISNVNVAYHLRLSKRRIRRQSNWKAII, encoded by the exons ATGGGAAACAAAAGTGGCTATTCTTTATCTCGCCCCAGACTGTCTCggaaaaaaggatacgtaCAGAG ACGACGACTATTGCGGATGATGCAGGCTGAAAAAGCAAAGCACTCTAAGACCACTGAAGATGCTAATGACAAATGCAACCATTTTGATCAATTTGTCGAATCACCAAGTGACAAGATAGATACTGAAGatacaaaaattgatatctCAATAAAGCAGTTCCTGGATTCAACTTCAAACACAA TGTCAGCATCCACAGACAACATACCAGAACCACAACTCTTCACACATTCCATCATAAATACTCATCCAGTCGacaaaatgttaaagatggagTGTATAGAAGAACCTCTGAGTGAAACACAGTTGTCCTCTACAATGAAACTCGAAGATATGACAGATTATGACAGA GTTGCAGCTACCTTGGAACAACTAGTTGAGGATTATGGGGGTAAATTGGTACGTCAAACTGGTGTCATCAGTTATGAATACACATT GCCTGCAAATCAGACGGCGACTCCGACAATAGTTCCAGACAATCCTCAGATCTCAAACGTT AATGTTGCTTATCATTTGAGACTCAGCAAAAGGAGAATTCGGCGCCAATCAAACTGGAAAGCGATAATATAA